In Streptomyces durocortorensis, a genomic segment contains:
- the rpoB gene encoding DNA-directed RNA polymerase subunit beta produces MAASRNASTANTNNGASTAPLRISFAKIKEPLEVPNLLALQTESFDWLLGNAAWKARVEAALDSGQDVPTKSGLEEIFEEISPIEDFSGSMSLTFRDHRFEPPKNSIDECKERDFTFAAPLFVTAEFTNNETGEIKSQTVFMGDFPLMTNKGTFVINGTERVVVSQLVRSPGVYFDSSIDKTSDKDIFSAKIIPSRGAWLEMEIDKRDMVGVRIDRKRKQSVTVLLKALGWSTEQILEEFGEYESMRATLEKDHTQGQDDALLDIYRKLRPGEPPTREAAQTLLENLYFNPKRYDLAKVGRYKVNKKLGADEPLDAGVLTTDDVIATIKYLVKLHAGETETTGESGREIVVETDDIDHFGNRRLRNVGELIQNQVRTGLARMERVVRERMTTQDVEAITPQTLINIRPVVASIKEFFGTSQLSQFMDQNNPLSGLTHKRRLSALGPGGLSRERAGFEVRDVHPSHYGRMCPIETPEGPNIGLIGSLASYGRVNAFGFIETPYRKVVDGQVTDDVDYITADEEDRFVIAQANATLSDELRFTEPRVLVRRRGGEVDYVPGTDVDYMDVSPRQMVSVATAMIPFLEHDDANRALMGANMMRQAVPLIKSEAPLVGTGMEYRCATDAGDVLKAEKDGVVQEVSADYITVTNDDGTYTTYRIAKFMRSNQGTSVNQKVVVAEGDRIVADQVLADGPATENGEMALGKNLLVAFMPWEGHNYEDAIILSQRLVQDDVLSSIHIEEHEVDARDTKLGPEEITRDIPNVSEEVLADLDERGIIRIGAEVVAGDILVGKVTPKGETELTPEERLLRAIFGEKAREVRDTSLKVPHGEIGKVIGVRVFDREEGDELPPGVNQLVRVYVAQKRKITDGDKLAGRHGNKGVISKILPIEDMPFLEDGTPVDIILNPLGVPSRMNPGQVLEIHLGWLASRGWDVSGLGDEWAKRLQAIGADQVAPGTNVATPVFDGAREDEISGLFEATIPNRDGDRLVQPSGKAKLFDGRSGEPFPDPVSVGYMYILKLHHLVDDKLHARSTGPYSMITQQPLGGKAQFGGQRFGEMEVWALEAYGAAYALQELLTIKSDDVTGRVKVYEAIVKGENIPEPGIPESFKVLIKEMQSLCLNVEVLSSDGMSIEMRDTDEDVFRAAEELGIDLSRREPSSVEEV; encoded by the coding sequence TTGGCCGCCTCGCGCAACGCCTCGACCGCGAATACGAACAACGGTGCCAGCACCGCCCCGCTGCGCATCTCTTTTGCAAAGATCAAGGAGCCCCTCGAGGTTCCGAACCTCCTCGCGCTGCAGACCGAGAGCTTTGACTGGCTCCTCGGCAACGCCGCCTGGAAGGCTCGCGTCGAGGCTGCTCTGGACAGTGGACAAGACGTCCCCACCAAGTCCGGCCTGGAGGAGATCTTCGAGGAGATCTCACCGATCGAGGACTTCTCCGGGTCGATGTCGCTTACGTTCCGCGACCACCGCTTCGAGCCCCCGAAGAACTCGATCGACGAGTGCAAGGAGCGCGACTTCACGTTCGCCGCGCCGCTCTTCGTCACGGCCGAGTTCACCAACAACGAGACCGGCGAGATCAAGTCCCAGACGGTCTTCATGGGCGACTTCCCGCTCATGACCAACAAGGGCACCTTCGTCATCAACGGCACCGAGCGTGTCGTCGTGTCGCAGCTGGTCCGCTCGCCGGGTGTCTACTTCGACTCCTCCATCGACAAGACGTCCGACAAGGACATCTTCTCCGCCAAGATCATCCCCTCCCGGGGTGCCTGGCTGGAGATGGAGATCGACAAGCGCGACATGGTCGGTGTCCGCATCGACCGCAAGCGCAAGCAGTCGGTCACCGTCCTCCTCAAGGCGCTCGGCTGGAGCACCGAGCAGATCCTGGAGGAGTTCGGCGAGTACGAGTCGATGCGCGCCACCCTGGAGAAGGACCACACCCAGGGCCAGGACGACGCGCTGCTCGACATCTACCGCAAGCTGCGTCCGGGCGAGCCGCCGACGCGCGAGGCCGCTCAGACGCTGCTTGAGAACCTCTACTTCAACCCGAAGCGCTACGACCTCGCGAAGGTCGGCCGCTACAAGGTGAACAAGAAGCTCGGCGCCGATGAGCCGCTGGACGCCGGGGTGCTCACCACCGACGACGTCATCGCGACCATCAAGTACCTGGTCAAGCTGCACGCCGGTGAGACCGAGACGACCGGTGAGTCCGGCCGGGAGATCGTCGTCGAGACCGACGACATCGACCACTTCGGCAACCGTCGTCTGCGCAACGTCGGCGAGCTCATCCAGAACCAGGTCCGTACGGGCCTGGCGCGGATGGAGCGCGTCGTGCGCGAGCGCATGACCACCCAGGACGTCGAGGCGATCACGCCCCAGACCCTGATCAACATCCGGCCGGTCGTCGCCTCCATCAAGGAGTTCTTCGGCACCAGCCAGCTGTCGCAGTTCATGGACCAGAACAACCCGCTGTCGGGTCTCACCCACAAGCGCCGTCTGTCGGCTCTTGGCCCGGGTGGTCTCTCCCGTGAGCGGGCCGGCTTCGAGGTCCGAGACGTGCACCCGTCCCACTACGGACGCATGTGCCCGATCGAGACTCCCGAAGGCCCGAACATCGGTCTGATCGGTTCGCTCGCCTCGTACGGCCGCGTCAACGCGTTCGGCTTCATCGAGACGCCGTACCGCAAGGTCGTCGACGGCCAGGTCACCGACGACGTCGACTACATCACGGCCGACGAGGAGGACCGCTTCGTCATCGCCCAGGCGAACGCGACCCTCTCCGACGAGCTGCGCTTCACCGAGCCCCGCGTCCTGGTCCGCCGCCGCGGCGGAGAGGTCGACTACGTGCCCGGCACGGACGTCGACTACATGGACGTCTCGCCGCGCCAGATGGTGTCCGTCGCCACCGCGATGATCCCCTTCCTGGAGCACGACGACGCCAACCGTGCCCTCATGGGCGCGAACATGATGCGTCAGGCGGTGCCGCTGATTAAGTCGGAGGCCCCGCTCGTCGGCACCGGCATGGAGTACCGCTGCGCCACCGACGCCGGTGACGTGCTCAAGGCCGAGAAGGACGGTGTGGTCCAGGAGGTCTCCGCGGACTACATCACCGTCACGAACGACGACGGCACGTACACCACGTACCGCATCGCCAAGTTCATGCGCTCCAACCAGGGCACCTCGGTCAACCAGAAGGTCGTCGTCGCCGAGGGCGACCGGATCGTCGCCGACCAGGTGCTCGCCGACGGACCGGCCACCGAGAACGGTGAGATGGCCCTCGGCAAGAACCTGCTCGTGGCGTTCATGCCGTGGGAGGGTCACAACTACGAGGACGCGATCATCCTGTCGCAGCGCCTCGTGCAGGACGACGTCCTCTCCTCGATCCACATCGAGGAGCACGAGGTCGACGCCCGTGACACCAAGCTCGGCCCGGAGGAGATCACCCGGGACATCCCGAACGTCTCCGAAGAGGTCCTCGCGGACCTCGACGAGCGCGGCATCATCCGGATCGGTGCCGAGGTCGTCGCCGGTGACATCCTCGTCGGCAAGGTCACGCCCAAGGGTGAGACCGAGCTGACCCCCGAGGAGCGCCTGCTCCGCGCGATCTTCGGTGAGAAGGCACGCGAGGTGCGCGACACCTCGCTGAAGGTGCCGCACGGTGAGATCGGCAAGGTCATCGGCGTCCGCGTCTTCGACCGCGAAGAGGGCGACGAGCTGCCGCCGGGCGTGAACCAGCTGGTCCGGGTCTACGTCGCGCAGAAGCGCAAGATCACCGACGGTGACAAGCTCGCCGGCCGTCACGGCAACAAGGGCGTCATCTCGAAGATCCTGCCGATCGAGGACATGCCGTTCCTGGAGGACGGCACCCCGGTCGACATCATCCTCAACCCGCTGGGTGTCCCGTCCCGAATGAACCCGGGACAGGTCCTGGAGATCCACCTCGGCTGGCTCGCCAGCCGCGGTTGGGACGTCTCCGGCCTCGGTGACGAGTGGGCCAAGCGCCTGCAGGCCATCGGCGCCGACCAGGTCGCCCCCGGCACCAACGTCGCCACGCCCGTCTTCGACGGTGCGCGCGAGGACGAGATCTCCGGTCTCTTCGAGGCCACGATCCCCAACCGCGACGGCGACCGCCTGGTCCAGCCCTCCGGCAAGGCCAAGCTGTTCGACGGCCGCTCCGGCGAGCCGTTCCCGGACCCGGTCTCGGTCGGGTACATGTACATCCTCAAGCTGCACCACCTGGTCGACGACAAGCTCCACGCCCGTTCGACCGGTCCGTACTCCATGATCACGCAGCAGCCGCTGGGTGGTAAGGCTCAGTTCGGTGGACAGCGCTTCGGTGAGATGGAGGTGTGGGCCCTTGAGGCATACGGTGCCGCATACGCCCTCCAGGAGCTCCTGACGATCAAGTCCGACGACGTGACCGGCCGCGTGAAGGTCTACGAGGCCATCGTCAAGGGCGAGAACATCCCCGAGCCCGGCATTCCCGAGTCCTTCAAGGTGCTCATCAAGGAAATGCAGTCGCTCTGCCTCAACGTGGAAGTGCTGTCCTCGGACGGCATGTCCATCGAGATGCGCGACACGGACGAGGACGTCTTCCGCGCGGCGGAGGAGCTCGGTATCGACCTGTCCCGGCGCGAGCCGAGCAGCGTCGAAGAGGTCTGA
- the rplL gene encoding 50S ribosomal protein L7/L12: protein MAKLSQDDLLAQFEEMTLIELSEFVKAFEEKFDVTAAAPAAAVIAGPGAPAAEAAAEQDEFDVILTGAGEKKIQVIKVVRELTSLGLKEAKDLVDGTPKPVLEKVAKEAAEKAAESLKAAGASVEVK from the coding sequence ATGGCGAAGCTGTCCCAGGACGACCTGCTCGCGCAGTTCGAAGAGATGACCCTCATCGAGCTCTCCGAGTTCGTGAAGGCCTTCGAGGAGAAGTTCGACGTCACCGCCGCCGCCCCGGCCGCCGCCGTCATCGCGGGCCCGGGTGCCCCGGCCGCCGAGGCCGCTGCCGAGCAGGACGAGTTCGACGTCATCCTCACCGGCGCGGGCGAGAAGAAGATCCAGGTCATCAAGGTCGTGCGTGAGCTGACCTCGCTGGGTCTGAAGGAGGCCAAGGACCTCGTCGACGGCACCCCGAAGCCGGTCCTCGAGAAGGTCGCCAAGGAGGCCGCCGAGAAGGCTGCCGAGTCCCTCAAGGCCGCCGGCGCCTCCGTCGAGGTCAAGTAA
- the rplJ gene encoding 50S ribosomal protein L10, translated as MARPDKAAAVAELTDQFRSSNAAVLTEYRGLTVAQLKELRRSLGENAQYAVVKNTLTKIAANEAGIDTLDDLFSGPTAVAFVTGDPVESAKGLRDFAKDNPNLIIKGGVLDGKALSADEIKKLADLESREVLLSKLAGAMKGKQSQAAALFQALPSKFVRTAEALRAKKEEQGGAGTPAPAEAAE; from the coding sequence ATGGCAAGGCCCGACAAGGCTGCCGCGGTAGCCGAGCTGACGGACCAGTTCCGCAGCTCGAACGCCGCTGTGCTGACCGAGTACCGGGGTCTCACCGTGGCACAGCTCAAGGAGCTGCGCCGTTCGCTCGGTGAGAACGCCCAGTACGCCGTGGTGAAGAACACGCTGACCAAGATTGCGGCCAACGAGGCCGGGATCGACACGCTGGACGACCTGTTCTCGGGTCCGACGGCGGTTGCCTTCGTCACCGGTGACCCGGTGGAGTCGGCGAAGGGTCTTCGTGACTTCGCCAAGGACAACCCGAACCTCATCATCAAGGGCGGTGTCCTTGACGGTAAGGCGCTGTCCGCCGATGAGATCAAGAAGCTCGCGGACCTTGAGTCCCGCGAGGTTCTGCTCTCCAAGCTGGCAGGTGCCATGAAGGGCAAGCAGTCTCAGGCTGCCGCGCTCTTCCAGGCTCTCCCGTCGAAGTTCGTCCGCACCGCGGAAGCGCTTCGTGCCAAGAAGGAAGAGCAGGGCGGTGCCGGTACGCCGGCTCCCGCCGAGGCCGCCGAGTAA
- the rplK gene encoding 50S ribosomal protein L11: MPPKKKKVTGLIKLQINAGAANPAPPVGPALGQHGVNIMEFCKAYNAATESQRGMVVPVEITVYEDRSFTFVTKTPPAAKLILKAAGVDKGSGEPHKTKVAKLTAAQVREIATTKLPDLNANDLDAASKIIAGTARSMGITVEG; encoded by the coding sequence ATGCCTCCCAAGAAGAAGAAGGTCACGGGGCTTATCAAGCTCCAGATCAACGCCGGTGCGGCGAACCCGGCCCCGCCGGTCGGCCCCGCGCTCGGTCAGCACGGCGTCAACATCATGGAGTTCTGCAAGGCCTACAACGCCGCGACCGAGTCGCAGCGTGGCATGGTCGTGCCGGTGGAGATCACGGTCTACGAGGACCGTTCCTTCACCTTCGTCACGAAGACTCCGCCGGCCGCCAAGCTGATCCTCAAGGCCGCGGGTGTGGACAAGGGCTCCGGCGAGCCGCACAAGACCAAGGTTGCCAAGCTGACGGCCGCCCAGGTCCGCGAGATCGCCACGACGAAGCTCCCCGACCTGAACGCCAATGACCTCGACGCCGCGTCGAAGATCATTGCCGGCACCGCCCGTTCCATGGGCATCACGGTCGAAGGCTGA
- the nusG gene encoding transcription termination/antitermination protein NusG — protein sequence MSDPNLNDAVEPEAGSSESAKDELDVVEAADSADQAETAKAAAEAAEEEAVEAVEDEAAEAVEVEDESADEEAAEPAAPVDPVAALRDELRGLPGEWYVIHTYAGYEKRVKANLEQRAVSLNVEDFIYQAEVPEEEIVQIKNGERKNVRQNKLPGYVLVRMDLTNESWGVVRNTPGVTGFVGNAYDPYPLTLDEIVKMLAPEAEEKAAREAAEAEGKPAPSRKVEVQVLDFEVGDSVTVTDGPFATLQATINEINADSKKVKGLVEIFGRETPVELSFDQIQKN from the coding sequence GTGTCTGACCCGAACCTGAACGACGCCGTCGAGCCCGAGGCTGGCTCCTCCGAGTCCGCCAAGGACGAGCTCGACGTCGTTGAGGCTGCTGACTCCGCGGACCAGGCCGAGACCGCCAAGGCCGCTGCCGAAGCAGCCGAGGAAGAGGCTGTCGAGGCCGTCGAGGACGAGGCCGCCGAGGCGGTCGAGGTCGAGGACGAGAGCGCCGACGAGGAAGCCGCTGAGCCGGCCGCCCCCGTCGACCCCGTCGCCGCCCTGCGTGACGAGCTCCGCGGTCTCCCCGGCGAGTGGTACGTCATCCACACGTACGCCGGTTACGAGAAGCGCGTGAAGGCCAACCTGGAGCAGCGCGCCGTCTCGCTCAACGTCGAGGACTTCATCTACCAGGCCGAAGTGCCCGAGGAAGAGATCGTCCAGATCAAGAACGGCGAGCGCAAGAACGTCCGGCAGAACAAGCTCCCCGGCTATGTCCTGGTGCGCATGGACCTGACGAACGAGTCCTGGGGCGTCGTGCGCAACACGCCCGGCGTCACCGGCTTCGTGGGCAACGCCTACGACCCGTACCCGCTGACCCTGGACGAGATCGTCAAGATGCTCGCCCCGGAGGCCGAGGAGAAGGCCGCCCGCGAGGCCGCCGAGGCCGAGGGCAAGCCCGCTCCGTCCCGCAAGGTCGAGGTCCAGGTGCTGGACTTCGAGGTGGGCGACTCGGTCACCGTCACCGACGGTCCGTTCGCGACGCTCCAGGCCACGATCAACGAGATCAACGCCGACTCGAAGAAGGTCAAGGGCCTCGTCGAGATCTTCGGCCGCGAGACCCCGGTCGAGCTCAGCTTCGACCAGATCCAGAAGAACTAG
- a CDS encoding LolA-like protein yields MRTSTARRVGTALAAAAALTSIAACSGSDGSGGSSGSGKDKAGAVAKASPVAALKQVQKKTGGAQSAKVDGTMDMGDTMSMKQSGTIGWADGLSGEMTITYTGGTMGDALKQAGGDGPVRARYFKDEYYANMGDAFAAKAGGKHWVRYSYKDLAALGGAAGDVMQDQIQNSTPEQGVKALLASGDVKKVGQEDVRGVSTTHYSGTVDVAELTAKNSNLDAEQLADFKEQMALAGVTTQTVDIWVDKDDLLVKKTERGEMKTGAFNSTLFYSDYGTDVPQEKPSASDTVDFTEMLKQPGGAGVGAS; encoded by the coding sequence ATGAGGACGAGCACGGCACGACGCGTGGGTACGGCGCTGGCCGCAGCCGCGGCGCTGACGTCGATAGCGGCCTGCAGTGGCTCCGACGGCTCGGGGGGCTCCAGCGGCTCCGGCAAGGACAAGGCGGGCGCCGTCGCCAAGGCGAGCCCGGTCGCCGCGCTGAAGCAGGTGCAGAAGAAGACGGGCGGCGCCCAGTCGGCCAAGGTCGACGGCACCATGGACATGGGCGACACCATGTCGATGAAGCAGTCCGGGACCATCGGCTGGGCCGACGGCCTCTCCGGCGAGATGACCATCACCTACACCGGCGGCACCATGGGCGACGCCCTGAAGCAGGCCGGCGGCGACGGACCGGTCCGGGCGCGCTATTTCAAGGACGAGTACTACGCCAACATGGGCGACGCCTTCGCGGCCAAGGCCGGGGGCAAGCACTGGGTCCGGTATTCCTACAAGGACCTGGCCGCCCTGGGCGGGGCCGCCGGCGACGTCATGCAGGACCAGATCCAGAACAGCACGCCCGAGCAGGGCGTGAAGGCGCTCCTGGCCTCCGGTGACGTGAAGAAGGTCGGCCAGGAGGACGTCCGCGGGGTCTCCACGACGCACTACTCCGGCACGGTCGACGTCGCCGAGCTGACCGCGAAGAACAGCAACCTGGACGCCGAGCAGCTGGCCGACTTCAAGGAGCAGATGGCGCTGGCCGGGGTCACCACCCAGACCGTCGACATCTGGGTCGACAAGGACGACCTGCTGGTGAAGAAGACCGAGCGTGGCGAGATGAAGACCGGCGCGTTCAATTCGACGCTCTTCTACAGCGACTACGGCACGGACGTACCCCAGGAGAAGCCGTCGGCCTCGGACACGGTGGACTTCACAGAGATGCTGAAGCAGCCGGGCGGTGCCGGCGTCGGCGCCTCCTGA
- the rplA gene encoding 50S ribosomal protein L1, whose protein sequence is MKRSKNLRAADAKIDRERNYAPLEAVRIAKDTASTKFDGTVEVAFCLGVDPRKADQMVRGTVNLPHGTGKTARVLVFATGDRAAAAEAAGADIVGADELIDEVAKGRLDFDAVVATPDLMGKVGRLGRVLGPRGLMPNPKTGTVTPDVVKAVNDIKGGKIEFRVDKHSNLHFIIGKVSFDETKLVENYAAALEEILRLKPSAAKGRYIKKATLATTMGPGIPLDANRTRNLLVEEDPAAV, encoded by the coding sequence GTGAAGCGCAGCAAGAACCTCCGCGCTGCGGACGCCAAGATCGACCGGGAGCGCAACTACGCCCCGCTTGAGGCCGTCCGTATCGCCAAGGACACCGCCTCCACGAAGTTCGACGGCACCGTCGAAGTCGCCTTCTGCCTGGGTGTCGACCCGCGCAAGGCCGACCAGATGGTCCGCGGCACCGTGAACCTCCCGCACGGCACCGGCAAGACCGCCCGGGTCCTGGTCTTCGCGACCGGTGACCGTGCTGCGGCCGCGGAAGCCGCCGGAGCCGACATCGTCGGCGCCGACGAGCTCATCGACGAGGTGGCGAAGGGCCGTCTGGACTTCGACGCCGTCGTCGCCACCCCGGACCTCATGGGCAAGGTCGGCCGCCTGGGCCGCGTGCTCGGTCCGCGTGGTCTGATGCCGAACCCGAAGACCGGCACCGTCACCCCCGACGTCGTGAAGGCTGTCAACGACATCAAGGGCGGCAAGATCGAGTTCCGCGTCGACAAGCACTCGAACCTGCACTTCATCATCGGCAAGGTCTCCTTCGACGAGACCAAGCTGGTGGAGAACTACGCAGCGGCGCTGGAGGAGATCCTCCGTCTGAAGCCGTCCGCCGCCAAGGGCCGCTACATCAAGAAGGCCACGCTGGCCACCACGATGGGCCCCGGCATCCCGCTGGACGCCAACCGCACCCGCAACCTCCTCGTCGAGGAGGACCCGGCCGCCGTCTGA